Proteins from one Gossypium raimondii isolate GPD5lz chromosome 8, ASM2569854v1, whole genome shotgun sequence genomic window:
- the LOC105792257 gene encoding transcription factor BHLH42 — protein MAAPPSSRLQKMLQAAVQSVQWTYSLFWQICPQQGILIWSDGYYNGAIKTRKTVQPMEVSTEEASLQRSQQLRELYDSLSSGDTNQPARRPSAALSPEDLTESEWFYLMCVSFSFPPGVGLPGKAYARRQHVWLTGANEVDSKTFSRAILAKSACIQTVLCIPILDGVLELGYTEKVQEDLGLVQHVKTFFNDGKAPNPPPPKPALSEHSTSNPAASSDYTRFHSPSIPLVYAAADPPVNADQGEYNNVDEEEEEEEEDDDDEEGDEEPESYSAETGRTTQQVPTENTLAVVAAEEPSELMQLDMSEDIKLGSPDDASNNLDSDFNMLAVSQSGNPTDNQRRAELFRDESNRRWQMLQEPSCGSLQPLSTGPQPVDEMSQEDTHYSQTVSTILQAQLARWTESPSTVNAATYSTQSAFAKWTTHSDHHLHSAVVEGTSQWLLKYILFTVPFLHNKYRDENSPKLRDAAVAAARFRKGTPNEDLSANHVLAERRRREKLNERFIILRSLVPFVTKMDKASILGDTIEYVKQLRKKIQDLETRNKQMEADNDRPRSADSMQRNSSSKDQRSGLTTRSSGPDKKKMRIAEATKQKTAEPAPQTAETSVEVSIIESDALLELQCGYREGLLLDIMQMLREKLRIEITAVQSSLNNGLFTAELRAKVKDNMNGKKVSIMEVKRAINQIIP, from the exons ATGGCGGCGCCGCCGAGTAGTAGGCTACAAAAAATGTTACAGGCAGCGGTGCAATCGGTTCAATGGACGTATAGTCTTTTCTGGCAAATTTGTCCTCAACAAGG TATCTTAATATGGTCCGATGGATACTACAATGGAGCAatcaaaacaagaaaaacaGTGCAACCAATGGAAGTTAGTACAGAAGAAGCATCTTTACAAAGAAGCCAACAACTCCGAGAACTTTACGACTCGTTGTCTTCCGGCGACACCAACCAACCGGCTCGACGACCGTCTGCCGCGTTGTCGCCGGAAGATTTAACGGAATCCGAATGGTTCTATCTAATGTGTGtctccttctcttttccccCTGGTGTAGG GTTACCTGGAAAGGCATATGCAAGGAGGCAACATGTATGGCTTACAGGTGCAAACGAAGTTGATAGCAAAACATTTTCAAGAGCTATTCTTGCCAAG AGTGCTTGTATACAg ACTGTGCTTTGCATTCCTATTCTTGATGgtgttcttgaacttggatatACCGAAAAG GTGCAAGAAGATTTAGGGTTAGTCCAGCACGTTAAAACTTTCTTCAACGATGGAAAAGCACCAAACCCTCCGCCACCAAAACCGGCTCTCTCCGAACATTCAACGTCGAACCCGGCCGCTTCATCGGACTACACTCGATTTCATTCCCCTTCCATTCCTCTCGTTTACGCAGCAGCGGACCCACCGGTGAACGCCGACCAAGGAGAGTATAACAACGttgatgaagaggaggaggaagaagaagaagatgacgaCGATGAAGAGGGAGACGAAGAACCCGAATCGTACTCGGCCGAAACGGGTCGAACCACGCAACAAGTCCCGACGGAAAACACTCTGGCAGTAGTGGCGGCGGAGGAGCCGAGCGAGTTAATGCAATTGGATATGTCGGAAGATATCAAGCTCGGTTCACCTGACGATGCATCGAATAACTTGGACTCGGATTTCAATATGTTGGCGGTGAGTCAAAGCGGGAACCCAACCGACAATCAACGGCGAGCTGAGTTGTTTAGAGATGAGTCGAATCGGAGGTGGCAAATGCTACAAGAACCCTCGTGCGGTAGTCTTCAACCACTTTCAACAG GGCCGCAGCCAGTGGACGAAATGTCACAAGAAGACACGCACTATTCACAGACCGTCTCCACTATCCTCCAAGCTCAACTGGCCCGGTGGACCGAGTCACCGTCAACCGTCAACGCCGCCACCTACTCCACCCAATCAGCATTTGCCAAGTGGACAACCCATTCAGACCACCACCTCCACTCCGCCGTCGTCGAAGGCACGTCACAATGGCTCCTCAAATACATCCTATTCACCGTACCATTCCTCCACAACAAATACCGCGACGAGAACTCCCCCAAATTACGCGACGCCGCCGTCGCCGCCGCACGGTTCCGGAAAGGAACCCCCAACGAAGACCTCAGCGCCAACCACGTCCTGGCGGAGAGACGGAGGCGCGAAAAGCTCAACGAGCGGTTCATAATATTAAGATCCTTGGTCCCCTTCGTCACTAAAATGGACAAAGCTTCCATCCTCGGCGACACCATCGAGTACGTCAAACAGCTCCGTAAAAAGATTCAAGACCTCGAAACCCGAAACAAGCAAATGGAGGCCGATAACGACCGGCCGAGATCGGCCGATTCGATGCAGAGAAATAGCAGCTCTAAGGATCAAAGAAGTGGGTTAACGACACGATCATCGGGTCCGGATAAAAAGAAGATGAGGATAGCGGAAGCAACAAAGCAGAAGACGGCGGAACCTGCACCGCAAACGGCGGAAACGTCGGTCGAAGTGTCGATAATCGAAAGCGACGCGTTGCTGGAGTTGCAGTGCGGGTACAGAGAAGGGTTGTTGCTTGATATAATGCAGATGTTAAGGGAAAAGCTACGGATCGAGATAACGGCGGTTCAGTCTTCATTGAACAATGGGTTGTTTACAGCTGAATTAAGAGCCAAG GTGAAGGATAATATGAACGGGAAGAAAGTAAGCATAATGGAGGTGAAGAGGGCGATAAATCAAATAATaccataa